In a genomic window of Brassica rapa cultivar Chiifu-401-42 chromosome A10, CAAS_Brap_v3.01, whole genome shotgun sequence:
- the LOC103847314 gene encoding probable protein S-acyltransferase 15 has protein sequence MKLLNISDGLRLDCESRTATCSFLVSLTRLIFLSFNINRWRVCERRRDLAMSCRRFFSIPVLSVILVMGLVYYITLFVFIDDWVGLRSSAGKLNALVFTSLASLCIFSLSICVLLDPGRVPSSYAPDVESSSWSGSHNGTEARKCDKCFAYKPLRTHHCRVCRRCVLKMDHHCVWINNCVGYANYKAFFLLVFYATVACIYSTVLLVCCVFKNGESYAGNVPLKTFMVACGVFMIGLSITLGTLLGWHIYLIAHNMTTIEHYDSKRALWLARKSGQSYRHQFDRGVYKNITSVLGSNIIKWLCPTFTRNTEDGINFSASRDS, from the exons ATGAAACTACTAAACATTTCTGACGGGCTTCGTCTCGACTGCGAATCACGTACCGCCACGTGTTCATTTCTTGTAAGTTTGACTCGCttgatttttctttcttttaacaTAAACCGGTGGCGAGTTTGCGAGCGACGGAGAGATCTGGCGATGAGTTGCCGGAGATTCTTCTCGATCCCGGTCCTTTCGGTGATTCTGGTGATGGGTTTGGTCTACTACATCACACTCTTCGTGTTCATCGACGATTGGGTTGGTCTACGAAGCTCCGCTGGGAAGCTAAACGCACTGGTCTTCACCTCCTTGGCGTCTCTCTGCATCTTCTCCCTCTCAATTTGCGTTCTTTTAGATCCGGGTCGTGTCCCTTCATCTTACGCTCCTGATGTTGAGAGTTCTAGCTGGTCCGGTAGTCATAAC GGTACAGAAGCAAGGAAGTGTGATAAGTGCTTTGCTTATAAGCCTCTTCGGACTCACCATTGTCGAGTTTGCAGAAGATGCGTCTTGAAGATG GACCACCATTGCGTATGGATAAATAACTGTGTTGGCTATGCAAACTACAAGGCTTTCTTCCTTCTTGTGTTTTATGCAACTGTTGCTTGCATCTACTCCACT GTATTGCTGGTTTGCTGCGTTTTCAAGAACGGGGAATCATACGCAGGAAATGTTCCACTAAAAACTTTCATG GTTGCTTGTGGGGTCTTCATGATTGGACTAAGCATAACACTCGGGACTCTCCTTGGTTGGCATATCTACCTGATCGCCCACAATATGACCACCATTGAG CATTATGATTCAAAGCGGGCCTTATGGTTAGCTAGAAAATCAGGACAAAGCTATAGGCATCAATTCGATCGTGGCGTTTACAAAAACATCACCTCG GTGTTAGGGTCCAACATAATCAAATGGTTATGCCCAACATTCACTAGGAATACTGAAGATGGTATCAACTTCTCTGCGTCTAGAGACAGCTAG
- the LOC103847316 gene encoding thioredoxin-like 3-2, chloroplastic isoform X1: MSEIVNLSPSLRSLNPKISPLVPPRQLSSSFYQLPRLKFLSFPGKSILATGRIRAVDARKQEVDDSPVSVELGPISSESHFDEVMEEAQRVGESVVIVWMAAWCRKCIYLRPKLEKLAAEFYPRLRFYHVDVNAVPYKLVSRAGVTKMPTIQLWRDNQKQAEVIGGHKAHFVVNEVREMIENDSIT; the protein is encoded by the exons ATGTCAGAGATTGTGAACTTGTCTCCTTCTCTGAGATCTTTAAACCCAAAGATCTCACCTTTGGTTCCTCCTCGTCAACTCTCGAGCTCGTTCTATCAGTTGCCGAGATTAAAGTTTCTATCTTTTCCCGGGAAAAGCATCTTGGCAACGGGGAGAATCCGAGCAGTCGATGCCAGGAAGCAAGAGGTGGATGACTCGCCGGTGTCTGTCGAGCTAGGTCCGATAAGTAGCGAGAGCCACTTCGATGAGGTGATGGAGGAAGCTCAGAGGGTCGGTGAATCAGTTGTGATCGTCTG GATGGCAGCTTGGTGCAGGAAATGTATATACTTGAGGCCCAAACTCGAAAAGCTCGCTGCTGAGTTCTACCCAAg GCTGCGGTTTTATCATGTTGATGTCAACGCTGTGCCATACAAGCTTGTTTCTCGTGCAGGAGTTACG AAAATGCCAACGATTCAG CTATGGAGAGATAATCAGAAACAAGCTGAAGTCATTGGTGGCCACAAGGCGCATTTTGTGGTTAATGAAGTGCGGGAGATGATAGAGAACGATTCAATCACTTGA
- the LOC103847316 gene encoding thioredoxin-like 3-2, chloroplastic isoform X2, translating to MSEIVNLSPSLRSLNPKISPLVPPRQLSSSFYQLPRLKFLSFPGKSILATGRIRAVDARKQEVDDSPVSVELGPISSESHFDEVMEEAQRVGESVVIVWMAAWCRKCIYLRPKLEKLAAEFYPRLRFYHVDVNAVPYKLVSRAGVTLWRDNQKQAEVIGGHKAHFVVNEVREMIENDSIT from the exons ATGTCAGAGATTGTGAACTTGTCTCCTTCTCTGAGATCTTTAAACCCAAAGATCTCACCTTTGGTTCCTCCTCGTCAACTCTCGAGCTCGTTCTATCAGTTGCCGAGATTAAAGTTTCTATCTTTTCCCGGGAAAAGCATCTTGGCAACGGGGAGAATCCGAGCAGTCGATGCCAGGAAGCAAGAGGTGGATGACTCGCCGGTGTCTGTCGAGCTAGGTCCGATAAGTAGCGAGAGCCACTTCGATGAGGTGATGGAGGAAGCTCAGAGGGTCGGTGAATCAGTTGTGATCGTCTG GATGGCAGCTTGGTGCAGGAAATGTATATACTTGAGGCCCAAACTCGAAAAGCTCGCTGCTGAGTTCTACCCAAg GCTGCGGTTTTATCATGTTGATGTCAACGCTGTGCCATACAAGCTTGTTTCTCGTGCAGGAGTTACG CTATGGAGAGATAATCAGAAACAAGCTGAAGTCATTGGTGGCCACAAGGCGCATTTTGTGGTTAATGAAGTGCGGGAGATGATAGAGAACGATTCAATCACTTGA
- the LOC103847315 gene encoding OVARIAN TUMOR DOMAIN-containing deubiquitinating enzyme 9 isoform X1, translating into MGYNNQPDPDAVRWGLHDLEVCTLTNAGSCRSVTRYETDGVAQGYVREGYNNNNHTLTGSYVDNDAVIAQFYQDELSRVDRAEASDDPSRTSVVDQEWPHQGEEDIDKNVAARLREGSSPGRDDDESVCSVEIEEESWSEFGKRLNQMIPIAHVPKINGELPSEDEQVSDHQRLSQRLQLYGLVENKIQGDGNCQFRALSDQLYRSPEHHSAVREQVVNQLAYNREMYEGYVPMAYNDYLKTMKRSETLSLLSVLSTYICLTVNYWEHRNGEWGDHVTLQAAADWFGVRMFVITSFKDTCYIEILPHLQKSNRLICLSFWAEVHYNSIYPEGELPAPEGKKKKKKFWVF; encoded by the exons atGGGGTATAATAATCAGCCTGATCCGGATGCTGTTCGGTGGGGTCTCCATGACCTGGAGGTGTGTACACTCACAAACGCTGGCTCTTGCCGCAGCGTAACGCGTTACGAGACGGATGGTGTTGCTCAAGGCTATGTTAGAGAAggttacaacaacaacaaccacacTTTGACTGGTAGTTATGTAGACAATGATGCGGTCATCGCTCAGTTTTACCAAGACGAGTTGTCCAGAGTTGATCGAGCTGAAGCATCTGATGATCCTAGTCGAACTTCAGTTGTTGACCAAGAGTGGCCTCATCAAGGGGAAGAAGACATTGATAAGAACGTTGCTGCAAGGTTAAGAGAGGGAAGTTCACCAGGTcgtgatgatgatgaatcagTTTGTTCTGTAGAGATAGAGGAAGAATCTTGGTCTGAGTTTGGGAAGCGGCTTAACCAAATGATTCCTATTGCT CATGTGCCTAAAATCAATGGAGAGTTACCGTCAGAGGATGAACAGGTTTCTGATCATCAACGGCTTTCTCAGAG ATTGCAGCTTTATGGCTTGGTGGAGAATAAGATTCAAGGAGATGGAAACTGCCAG TTTCGAGCACTATCAGACCAGCTTTACCGCTCTCCAGAGCACCATAGTGCTGTTAGAGAACAAGTTGTTAATCAG CTTGCGTATAATAGAGAGATGTATGAAGGTTATGTTCCAATGGCGTACAACGACTATCTTAAAACAATGAAACGGTCTGAAACTCTTTCTCTTCTCTCAGTTCTTTCCACTTATATATGCTTAACAGTGAATTATTGGGAACATAGGAATGGAGAATGGGGTGATCACGTGACTCTTCAGGCTGCTGCGGATTGG TTTGGTGTTCGGATGTTTGTGATAACTTCATTCAAGGATACATGTTACATTGAGATCTTGCCTCATTTGCAGAAGTCCAATCGCC TTATATGTTTAAGCTTCTGGGCTGAGGTCCATTACAATTCAATCTATCCTGAAGGAG AGCTGCCGGCACCGGAgggcaagaagaagaagaagaaattttGGGTTTTCTGA
- the LOC103847315 gene encoding OVARIAN TUMOR DOMAIN-containing deubiquitinating enzyme 9 isoform X2: MGYNNQPDPDAVRWGLHDLEVCTLTNAGSCRSVTRYETDGVAQGYVREGYNNNNHTLTGSYVDNDAVIAQFYQDELSRVDRAEASDDPSRTSVVDQEWPHQGEEDIDKNVAARLREGSSPGRDDDESVCSVEIEEESWSEFGKRLNQMIPIAHVPKINGELPSEDEQVSDHQRLSQRLQLYGLVENKIQGDGNCQFRALSDQLYRSPEHHSAVREQVVNQLAYNREMYEGYVPMAYNDYLKTMKRNGEWGDHVTLQAAADWFGVRMFVITSFKDTCYIEILPHLQKSNRLICLSFWAEVHYNSIYPEGELPAPEGKKKKKKFWVF, from the exons atGGGGTATAATAATCAGCCTGATCCGGATGCTGTTCGGTGGGGTCTCCATGACCTGGAGGTGTGTACACTCACAAACGCTGGCTCTTGCCGCAGCGTAACGCGTTACGAGACGGATGGTGTTGCTCAAGGCTATGTTAGAGAAggttacaacaacaacaaccacacTTTGACTGGTAGTTATGTAGACAATGATGCGGTCATCGCTCAGTTTTACCAAGACGAGTTGTCCAGAGTTGATCGAGCTGAAGCATCTGATGATCCTAGTCGAACTTCAGTTGTTGACCAAGAGTGGCCTCATCAAGGGGAAGAAGACATTGATAAGAACGTTGCTGCAAGGTTAAGAGAGGGAAGTTCACCAGGTcgtgatgatgatgaatcagTTTGTTCTGTAGAGATAGAGGAAGAATCTTGGTCTGAGTTTGGGAAGCGGCTTAACCAAATGATTCCTATTGCT CATGTGCCTAAAATCAATGGAGAGTTACCGTCAGAGGATGAACAGGTTTCTGATCATCAACGGCTTTCTCAGAG ATTGCAGCTTTATGGCTTGGTGGAGAATAAGATTCAAGGAGATGGAAACTGCCAG TTTCGAGCACTATCAGACCAGCTTTACCGCTCTCCAGAGCACCATAGTGCTGTTAGAGAACAAGTTGTTAATCAG CTTGCGTATAATAGAGAGATGTATGAAGGTTATGTTCCAATGGCGTACAACGACTATCTTAAAACAATGAAACG GAATGGAGAATGGGGTGATCACGTGACTCTTCAGGCTGCTGCGGATTGG TTTGGTGTTCGGATGTTTGTGATAACTTCATTCAAGGATACATGTTACATTGAGATCTTGCCTCATTTGCAGAAGTCCAATCGCC TTATATGTTTAAGCTTCTGGGCTGAGGTCCATTACAATTCAATCTATCCTGAAGGAG AGCTGCCGGCACCGGAgggcaagaagaagaagaagaaattttGGGTTTTCTGA
- the LOC103847317 gene encoding probable lysine-specific demethylase ELF6: MGSSNVEIPNWLKAMPLAPVFRPTDTEFADPIAYISKIEKQASAFGICKIIPPIPKPSKKYVFCNLNKSLLRCPELASGVDVSKLGQEDRAVFTTRQQELGQARKKSRGGEGGDVKQVWQSGGVYTLEQFESKSKAFYKSQLGTVKEVSPVVVEALFWRAASEKPMYIEYANDVPGSAFGEPEGHFRHFRQRKRRGRGFYQRKNGESSLPVVSPSLSAQDPSKKKNMDVVVVDEMEGTAGWKLSNSSWNLQMIARSPGSVTRFMPDDIPGVTSPMVYIGMLFSWFAWHVEDHELHSMNYLHTGSPKTWYAVPGDYALDFEEVIRKNSYGSNLDQLAALTQLGEKTTLVSPEIIVSSDIPCCRLVQNPGEFVVTFPRSYHVGFSHGFNCGEAANFGTPQWLNVAKEAAVRRAAMNYLPMLSHQQLLYLLTMSFVSRVPRSLLPGGRSSRLRDRQREEREFLVKKAFVEDILNENKNLSVLLGEPGSRLVMWDPDLLPRHSVLALAATGVATTPAVSSPAEAKSEIENKEENPSLLEELSLFMEKLKDVYYDDDDGQLNDFQIDSGTLPCVACGVLGFPFMSVVQPSENALKDLSERQGEIDALEDKAESSEKSNCEWNTSSRYIRPRIFCLEHTIELQRLLQSRGGLKFLVICHKDFQKFKAHAAIVAEEVKVPFRYDDVLLESASKEELSLIDLAIEGEENNEYGADWTSKLGINLRYCVKVRKNSPTNKIQHALSLGGLFSDSSHVLDMSTIKWLQRKSRSKAKPCSTTSGFTSRERLEVKAERRLGEKEEVESQGGRKEEKIIQYSRKKKLNPNANRSRHASAVDSEMNNEIGDSADLTSVTREHQGHSVALEPRTTNANSEEEEQSQVVLPTNREAVSEDIRHTEQQEEQTHSSAQVGLEVSETNIASEKIVVDMVRDDDPLASNGDEASSSGLQAADDENSMESEVASSGNTKVIVEAKKKRKIELESETNDYHPESSIGFIKSPCEGLRSRGKRKVTCEETSSNLNEASDEEKKHTAKRLKKTPNTGSTTTQHNLCYQEGCKMTFKSKADLAAHKRNRCTHEGCGKKFRAHKYLVLHQRVHNDERPLACPWKGCSMNFKWQWARTEHLRLHTGERPYKCKVEECGLSFRFVSDYSRHRRKTGHYVT, from the exons ATGGGTAGTAGTAATGTCGAAATCCCCAATTGGCTAAAGGCCATGCCTTTGGCACCCGTCTTCAGACCCACAGACACCGAGTTCGCAGATCCCATTGCTTACATCTCCAAGATCGAGAAACAAGCAAGCGCCTTTGGGATCTGCAAGATCATTCCTCCTATCCCCAAGCCATCGAAAAAGTATGTCTTTTGCAACTTGAACAAGTCTCTTTTGAGGTGTCCTGAGTTAGCTTCTGGTGTAGACGTCTCTAAGCTTGGGCAAGAGGATAGAGCTGTGTTCACCACTAGACAGCAAGAGCTAGGCCAGGCTAGGAAAAAGAGCAGAGGAGGAGAGGGTGGTGATGTTAAGCAGGTGTGGCAAAGTGGTGGCGTGTACACGTTGGAGCAGTTTGAGTCAAAGTCGAAGGCTTTTTATAAGAGTCAGTTAGGGACGGTTAAGGAAGTGTCGCCGGTTGTGGTTGAGGCGTTGTTCTGGAGAGCGGCTTCGGAGAAGCCTATGTATATAGAGTATGCGAACGATGTCCCTGGCTCGGCCTTTGGCGAGCCGGAGGGGCATTTCAGGCATTTCCGGCAGAGGAAGAGGAGAGGGAGAGGGTTTTACCAGAGGAAGAATGGTGAGAGTTCGTTGCCTGTTGTGTCTCCGAGTTTATCAGCTCAAGATCCATCCAAGAAGAAGAATAtggatgttgttgttgttgatgaaatgGAAGGTACTGCAGGGTGGAAGCTTTCAAACAGTTCGTGGAACCTTCAGATGATCGCACGTTCGCCTGGCTCTGTGACACGCTTCATGCCGGATGACATACCTGGTGTGACGTCTCCCATGGTTTATATCGGTATGTTGTTCAGCTGGTTTGCCTGGCACGTTGAGGACCATGAGCTTCACAGTATGAATTATCTTCACACTGGCTCGCCAAAGACTTGGTACGCTGTCCCTGGTGATTATGCGCTCGATTTCGAAGAGGTTATCCGCAAGAATTCTTATGGCAGTAACCTTGATCAACTGG CTGCTCTCACCCAACTAGGAGAAAAGACAACTCTTGTATCACCTGAGATTATAGTTTCATCTGACATTCCTTGCTGTAG GTTGGTACAAAATCCTGGTGAATTTGTTGTGACTTTCCCAAGGTCTTATCATGTAGGATTCAGCCACG GTTTTAACTGTGGGGAAGCCGCCAATTTTGGAACTCCACAGTGGCTCAACGTAGCTAAGGAAGCTGCTGTGCGTAGGGCGGCCATGAATTATCTCCCCATGTTGTCCCATCAGCAGCTTCTATATCTCTTGACCATGTCCTTTGTTTCAAG AGTGCCACGCTCGTTGCTGCCAGGTGGTCGTAGCTCCCGGCTGAGAGATCGACAGAGAGAAGAAAGGGAGTTCCTTGTGAAGAAAGCTTTTGTAGAAGATATATTGAACGAAAACAAGAATCTATCTGTTCTACTTGGAGAACCGGGCTCTCGTTTGGTGATGTGGGACCCTGATCTACTTCCGCGTCATAGTGTCCTGGCTCTTGCAGCTACTGGAGTTGCTACCACTCCTGCGGTTTCATCACCAGCAGAGGCAAAAAGTGAAATTGAGAATAAGGAGGAGAACCCTAGTCTTTTAGAGGAATTGAGTTTGTTCATGGAGAAGCTGAAAGATGTGTACTACGACGATGATGACGGTCAGCTTAATGATTTCCAAATTGATTCTGGAACCTTGCCATGTGTGGCGTGTGGCGTTCTTGGCTTCCCTTTTATGTCTGTGGTACAGCCTTCTGAAAATGCATTAAAAGATCTCTCAGAGAGACAAGGAGAGATAG ATGCTCTGGAAGATAAGGCAGAGTCATCAGAAAAGTCTAACTGTGAGTGGAACACGTCATCCAGATATATAAGACCTCGCATTTTCTGCCTTGAACACACTATCGAACTTCAGAGACTGCTGCAGTCAAGAGGTGGACTGAAGTTCCTTGTAATTTGCCATAAAG ACTTTCAGAAATTTAAGGCGCATGCGGCTATAGTGGCAGAGGAAGTGAAAGTCCCTTTCAGATATGATGATGTCTTGTTAGAGAGTGCGTCTAAAGAAGAGCTGAGTCTAATTGATCTTGCAATCGAAGGTGAAGAAAATAACGAGTACGGCGCAGACTGGACCTCGAAACTCGGCATCAACTTACGGTACTGTGTCAAAGTGAGGAAAAATTCTCCTACTAATAAGATTCAGCATGCGCTGTCTCTAGGTGGCTTGTTCTCGGACTCGAGCCACGTGCTGGATATGTCAACTATCAAATGGCTGCAGAGGAAATCACGCTCAAAAGCTAAACCCTGCTCTACTACCTCGGGTTTCACATCTCGTGAACGTCTTGAGGTAAAAGCAGAGAGAAGATTAGGGGAGAAAGAAGAAGTTGAATCACAAGGGGGAAGAAAGGAAGAAAAGATCATCCAGTACTCGAGAAAGAAAAAGTTGAATCCCAATGCCAATAGGTCACGTCATGCTAGTGCAGTTGATTCTGAGATGAATAATGAGATTGGAGACTCTGCTGATCTTACTTCCGTAACCAGAGAGCACCAGGGACACTCTGTGGCCCTAGAACCTAGAACTACTAACGCTAACAGTGAGGAGGAAGAGCAATCACAGGTGGTGCTACCTACCAATAGAGAAGCTGTATCTGAAGATATAAGGCACACTGAGCAACAAGAAGAGCAAACACATTCTTCAGCTCAAGTGGGTTTAGAAGTTTCTGAAACCAACATTGCTAGTGAGAAGATAGTTGTGGACATGGTCCGTGACGATGACCCTCTGGCAAGCAACGGTGATGAAGCTTCTTCAAGTGGCTTGCAAGCTGCAGATGATGAAAATAGCATGGAGAGCGAAGTTGCAAGCTCAGGAAACACCAAGGTTATCGTGGAAGCAAAGAAGAAGCGGAAAATAGAATTAGAGTCTGAGACGAATGATTATCATCCAGAGAGTAGCATTGGTTTCATAAAGAGTCCTTGTGAAGGGTTGAGGTCAAGGGGAAAGAGGAAAGTGACATGCGAAGAAACTTCATCCAATCTCAATGAAGCGAGCGATGAAGAGAAGAAACACACTGCGAAAAGGCTCAAGAAAACTCCAAATACTGGCTCAACGACAACTCAGCACAACCTTTGTTACCAAGAGGGATGCAAGATGACGTTCAAGAGCAAAGCGGACTTAGCAGCTCACAAGAGGAACCGATGCACGCACGAAGGGTGTGGGAAGAAGTTCAGGGCTCACAAGTATCTGGTGCTTCATCAGCGCGTTCATAACGATGAAAGACCATTGGCGTGCCCTTGGAAAGGATGTTCAATGAATTTCAAATGGCAATGGGCGAGGACTGAGCATCTGCGTCTGCACACTGGGGAACGACCGTACAAATGCAAGGTCGAGGAGTGTGGGCTTTCGTTTAGGTTTGTGTCGGATTATAGCCGTCACAGACGGAAGACTGGACATTATGTGACATAG
- the LOC103847319 gene encoding synaptotagmin-3 isoform X1: protein MGFFGSVLGILGFAIGIPIGLVVGFFVFVYSQPSHEEYPPARPLVETSITLLLDLLPDIPLWMKNPDYERVDWFNRFLSYMWPYLDKAICEIIKSSAQPIFADYIGTFCIESIEFETLSLGSLPPTVHGVKFYETNEKELLFEPSVKWAGNPNIVLVVKLMSLRIKVQLVDLQIFAIMRVALKPLLPTFPCFGAVVVSLMEKPHVDFGLKVLGGDLMSIPGLYRYVQETIKRQVSSMYHWPQVLEIPILDASTASVKKPVGLLHVNIIRARNLLKKDLLGTSDPYVKLSLTGEKLPAKKTTIKKRNLNPEWNEHFKLIVKDPTSQVLQLEVFDWDKVGGHDRLGMQMIPLKKINPGEKKVFNLDLIKNSNIVMDVPEKKQRGRLELDLRYVPFRDESLKYRNDVQDEKSSEDDDEFLSNAGLLSVAIQSAKDVEGKKKYTNPYALVLFRGEKKRTKMLRKTRDPRWNEEFQFTLEEPPLKESIRVEVMSKGTGFHFRSKEELGHVDINLDDVVANGRINQKYHLINSRNGVIHVEIRWTTG from the exons atgGGATTTTTCGGGAGTGTGCTGGGGATCCTCGGTTTCGCAATCGGAATCCCTATCGGACTCGTCGTTGGATTCTTCGTCTTCGTATATTCTCAGCCTTCACACGAAGAG TATCCACCAGCGAGGCCACTAGTTGAGACTAGCATCACTCTCCTTCTCGATCTTCTCCCTGATATCCCACTATGGATGAAGAATCCTGACTACGAAAGA GTTGACTGGTTTAACAGGTTTCTCTCATACATGTGGCCCTACCTCGATAAG GCTATTTGCGAGATTATCAAGAGCTCTGCACAACCCATTTTTGCTGATTACATTGGGACTTTCTGTATAGAATCTATAGAGTTCGAAACACTGAGCCTTGGATCGCTTCCGCCCACAGTTCATG GTGTTAAGTTCTATGAGACCAACGAGAAGGAGCTTCTGTTTGAACCATCAGTCAAGTGGGCAGGCAATCCCAATATAGTTTTGGTTGTAAAGCTCATGTCTTTACGAATCAAAGTTCAG CTCGTAGACCTCCAAATTTTCGCTATAATGCGAGTAGCTCTGAAGCCTCTTCTACCAACCTTCCCTTGCTTCGGAGCCGTTGTAGTTTCATTGATGGAAAAG CCGCATGTTGATTTTGGATTAAAAGTGCTTGGTGGGGATCTCATGTCCATACCAGGTCTCTACAGATATGTTCAG GAAACTATTAAAAGGCAAGTCTCAAGCATGTACCACTGGCCACAAGTTCTTGAGATACCTATTCTTGATGCTTCAAC AGCTTCTGTGAAGAAGCCTGTAGGGTTGCTTCATGTGAACATCATTAGAGCTCGCAATCTCCTCAAGAAGGATTTGCTTGGAACATCTGATCCTTATGTCAAGCTTAGCTTGACCGGAGAGAAGCTTCCGGCAAAGAAAACCACTATCAAGAAGAGGAACTTAAACCCGGAGTGGAACGAACACTTCAAGCTCATAGTGAAGGATCCAACATCACAAGTCCTTCAACTAGAAGTCTTTGACTGGGACAAG GTTGGTGGGCATGATAGATTGGGAATGCAGATGATCCCCTTGAAGAAAATTAACCCTGGGGAGAAGAAGGTGTTTAACTTGGATTTGATCAAGAATTCAAATATTGTTATGGATGTACCAGAGAAGAAACAAAGAGGAAGGTTAGAGTTAGACCTCAGGTATGTGCCATTCAGAGATGAAAGCCTCAAGTACAGAAACGATGTTCAGGATGAGAAATCATCAGAGGACGATGATGAGTTTCTCAGCAATGCTGGTCTACTCTCGGTTGCAATCCAATCAGCCAAAGATGTAGAGGGCAAGAAGAAATATACAAATCCTTATGCTCTTGTTCTCTTCAgaggagaaaagaaaagaacaaag ATGCTGAGGAAGACAAGAGATCCGAGATGGAACGAGGAGTTCCAGTTCACACTAGAAGAGCCGCCATTGAAAGAGAGTATACGCGTTGAGGTCATGAGTAAAGGAACCGGTTTTCACTTTCGTTCCAAG GAGGAACTGGGACATGTAGATATAAATCTAGACGATGTTGTTGCCAATGGAAGGATTAACCAGAAGTACCATCTTATCAATTCAAGAAATGGTGTTATTCACGTTGAGATCCGTTGGACCACTGGTTAA
- the LOC103847319 gene encoding synaptotagmin-3 isoform X2, whose translation MTLLLETIKRQVSSMYHWPQVLEIPILDASTASVKKPVGLLHVNIIRARNLLKKDLLGTSDPYVKLSLTGEKLPAKKTTIKKRNLNPEWNEHFKLIVKDPTSQVLQLEVFDWDKVGGHDRLGMQMIPLKKINPGEKKVFNLDLIKNSNIVMDVPEKKQRGRLELDLRYVPFRDESLKYRNDVQDEKSSEDDDEFLSNAGLLSVAIQSAKDVEGKKKYTNPYALVLFRGEKKRTKMLRKTRDPRWNEEFQFTLEEPPLKESIRVEVMSKGTGFHFRSKEELGHVDINLDDVVANGRINQKYHLINSRNGVIHVEIRWTTG comes from the exons ATGACTCTCCTTTTG GAAACTATTAAAAGGCAAGTCTCAAGCATGTACCACTGGCCACAAGTTCTTGAGATACCTATTCTTGATGCTTCAAC AGCTTCTGTGAAGAAGCCTGTAGGGTTGCTTCATGTGAACATCATTAGAGCTCGCAATCTCCTCAAGAAGGATTTGCTTGGAACATCTGATCCTTATGTCAAGCTTAGCTTGACCGGAGAGAAGCTTCCGGCAAAGAAAACCACTATCAAGAAGAGGAACTTAAACCCGGAGTGGAACGAACACTTCAAGCTCATAGTGAAGGATCCAACATCACAAGTCCTTCAACTAGAAGTCTTTGACTGGGACAAG GTTGGTGGGCATGATAGATTGGGAATGCAGATGATCCCCTTGAAGAAAATTAACCCTGGGGAGAAGAAGGTGTTTAACTTGGATTTGATCAAGAATTCAAATATTGTTATGGATGTACCAGAGAAGAAACAAAGAGGAAGGTTAGAGTTAGACCTCAGGTATGTGCCATTCAGAGATGAAAGCCTCAAGTACAGAAACGATGTTCAGGATGAGAAATCATCAGAGGACGATGATGAGTTTCTCAGCAATGCTGGTCTACTCTCGGTTGCAATCCAATCAGCCAAAGATGTAGAGGGCAAGAAGAAATATACAAATCCTTATGCTCTTGTTCTCTTCAgaggagaaaagaaaagaacaaag ATGCTGAGGAAGACAAGAGATCCGAGATGGAACGAGGAGTTCCAGTTCACACTAGAAGAGCCGCCATTGAAAGAGAGTATACGCGTTGAGGTCATGAGTAAAGGAACCGGTTTTCACTTTCGTTCCAAG GAGGAACTGGGACATGTAGATATAAATCTAGACGATGTTGTTGCCAATGGAAGGATTAACCAGAAGTACCATCTTATCAATTCAAGAAATGGTGTTATTCACGTTGAGATCCGTTGGACCACTGGTTAA